One part of the Rhodothermales bacterium genome encodes these proteins:
- a CDS encoding pseudouridine-5'-phosphate glycosidase, which translates to MPNTARVALESTVITHGLPHPHNARLARQMEANVAAHGATPATIGIIAGEPIVGLSPAQLDALATTAGALKVSMRDLPAALARRAHGGTTVSATMWLAHRAGIEVFATGGIGGVHRVVPGAGASHDVSNDLDALGRIPMTIVCAGPKAILDLAATREQLETRGVTVVGYQTDTMPGFYYTDSGLPVDVRCDSVEAIAEIVRARRSLDLPAATLVVVPVPEEAALARKDVEPAIETAVREAEARGIRAADATPYLLAAVAALTEGRSREANLALLLHNAGVAARLAVALAG; encoded by the coding sequence ATGCCGAACACCGCCCGCGTCGCCCTCGAATCCACCGTCATCACCCACGGTCTCCCCCATCCCCACAACGCGCGTCTCGCCCGGCAGATGGAGGCGAACGTCGCCGCGCACGGCGCGACGCCGGCGACGATCGGCATCATCGCCGGCGAACCCATCGTGGGGCTGTCGCCGGCGCAACTCGACGCGCTTGCGACGACCGCCGGCGCGCTGAAGGTGAGCATGCGGGATCTGCCGGCGGCGCTCGCCCGGCGGGCGCACGGCGGAACGACGGTGTCGGCCACGATGTGGCTGGCACACCGCGCCGGCATCGAGGTATTCGCCACCGGCGGCATCGGCGGGGTGCACCGCGTGGTGCCGGGCGCCGGCGCCTCGCACGACGTGAGCAACGACCTCGACGCCCTGGGTCGCATCCCGATGACGATCGTCTGCGCCGGCCCCAAGGCCATCCTCGATCTCGCCGCCACCCGCGAGCAGCTCGAAACGCGCGGGGTGACGGTGGTGGGGTATCAAACCGACACGATGCCGGGGTTTTATTACACCGACAGCGGCCTGCCGGTCGACGTGCGGTGCGACAGCGTCGAGGCCATCGCGGAGATCGTCCGCGCCCGCCGAAGCCTGGATCTGCCGGCGGCCACGCTCGTCGTGGTCCCGGTGCCCGAAGAGGCCGCGCTGGCGCGAAAGGACGTCGAGCCGGCCATCGAAACCGCCGTCCGCGAGGCCGAGGCTCGCGGCATCCGCGCCGCGGACGCCACGCCGTACCTGCTCGCGGCGGTGGCCGCCCTCACCGAAGGCCGGTCGCGCGAGGCCAATCTGGCCCTGCTGCTGCACAACGCCGGCGTGGCGGCCCGCCTCGCCGTAGCGCTCGCCGGCTAA
- a CDS encoding tocopherol cyclase family protein produces MRSFQAWLDPDRYHGHRARKGFFEGWYFKLADAGAGRLLAVIPGVFMSRSGANRYAFVMTVDGQTQRVGMTRYPLSDFSADADRFAIRIGPNTFSAEGLRLDLAGDAPWRGELAFSGLAPWPVTLAAPGVMGWYAYMPFMECFHGVVSMDHLIDGALDLGGERVDLTGGRGYIEKDWGRNFPASWVWMQGNHFPEAGVSLSASVAIIPFVGTTFGGSIVGLRHEGRLYRFTTYTGARVRTLDVSPDRVRLVAEDRRHRLEVEAERGPTVRLFAPGPDDMMPRVDECLAAPLTVRLTERDGRPIYAGRSTQGALEVQGDLPRLKKLLGLPRVA; encoded by the coding sequence ATGCGCTCGTTCCAGGCCTGGCTCGACCCCGACCGTTACCACGGCCATCGCGCCCGGAAGGGATTCTTCGAGGGATGGTACTTCAAGCTCGCCGACGCGGGTGCCGGCCGCCTCCTCGCCGTCATCCCGGGGGTGTTCATGAGCCGGTCCGGCGCGAACCGGTACGCCTTCGTCATGACCGTCGACGGGCAGACGCAGCGCGTCGGGATGACGCGGTACCCGCTATCCGACTTCTCGGCGGACGCGGACCGCTTTGCGATCCGCATCGGGCCCAACACCTTTTCGGCGGAAGGACTGCGCCTCGACCTGGCCGGCGACGCGCCGTGGCGCGGCGAACTGGCCTTCAGCGGGCTCGCGCCGTGGCCCGTCACGCTCGCGGCGCCCGGCGTCATGGGGTGGTATGCGTACATGCCGTTCATGGAGTGCTTCCACGGCGTCGTAAGCATGGACCACCTGATCGACGGCGCGCTCGACCTCGGTGGGGAGCGCGTGGACCTCACCGGTGGGCGCGGCTATATCGAGAAAGACTGGGGGCGCAACTTCCCGGCGTCGTGGGTGTGGATGCAGGGCAACCATTTCCCCGAAGCCGGCGTGAGCCTGTCGGCGTCGGTCGCCATCATCCCGTTCGTCGGCACCACCTTCGGCGGCTCGATCGTCGGCCTGCGCCACGAGGGCCGGCTGTACCGCTTCACGACCTACACCGGCGCGCGCGTCCGGACGCTGGACGTCTCGCCGGATCGGGTGCGCCTCGTCGCGGAGGACCGCCGGCACCGGCTGGAGGTCGAGGCGGAGCGCGGCCCGACCGTCCGGCTCTTCGCGCCGGGTCCCGACGACATGATGCCCCGGGTGGACGAGTGCCTCGCCGCGCCCCTGACCGTCAGGCTGACCGAACGCGACGGACGCCCTATCTACGCGGGACGGAGCACGCAGGGCGCGCTGGAAGTACAGGGCGATCTGCCCAGGCTGAAAAAACTGCTCGGCTTGCCCCGGGTGGCATGA
- a CDS encoding glyoxylate/hydroxypyruvate reductase A, with protein MPLVFVCPNRAMTAWVDALHAVAPEIDLRIWPDDGPPEDVAMAVTWKHPAGVLRRYPNLKAVLSLGAGIDHFLTDDALPAGPAYGRIVDPQLVAGMSQYVAAAVLDAHRGFAGYRQHQAERRWQPEAYAPAGEWPVGLLGLGAMGMDAARVLRALGYPVLGWSTSPKPDAPFETFTGEAGLDRMLPRCRALVCLLPLTGRTRGILDRSLFDRLPRGAYLINAARGGHLVEADLTAALEAGRLAGAWLDVFNEEPLPAAHPFWTHPAITVTPHIASITNPVSAAPQVVADYRSALAGRALTFPVDLERAY; from the coding sequence ATGCCCCTCGTCTTTGTCTGCCCCAACCGCGCCATGACGGCGTGGGTCGACGCCCTCCACGCGGTCGCGCCCGAAATCGACCTCCGCATCTGGCCGGACGACGGGCCGCCCGAGGACGTCGCGATGGCCGTCACCTGGAAACATCCGGCCGGCGTGTTGCGCCGCTACCCGAACCTGAAAGCCGTCCTCTCCCTCGGCGCCGGCATCGACCATTTCCTGACCGACGACGCGCTCCCCGCGGGGCCGGCGTATGGCCGCATCGTCGATCCCCAGCTCGTCGCCGGCATGAGCCAGTACGTCGCGGCCGCCGTGCTCGACGCGCACCGGGGTTTCGCGGGATACCGGCAGCACCAGGCCGAACGCCGCTGGCAGCCCGAAGCGTATGCGCCGGCCGGCGAGTGGCCCGTTGGGCTGCTGGGTCTGGGCGCGATGGGGATGGATGCCGCCCGCGTGCTCCGGGCCCTGGGCTACCCCGTGCTCGGCTGGAGCACCTCCCCCAAACCCGACGCCCCGTTCGAGACGTTCACCGGCGAGGCCGGTCTCGACCGAATGCTGCCCCGTTGCCGGGCGCTCGTCTGCCTGCTGCCGCTGACGGGCCGGACGCGCGGCATCCTGGATCGATCCCTGTTTGACCGCCTGCCGCGGGGCGCATATCTGATCAACGCCGCGCGGGGCGGGCACCTCGTCGAGGCCGATCTGACGGCGGCCCTGGAGGCCGGCCGGCTGGCCGGCGCCTGGCTCGACGTCTTCAACGAAGAACCGCTGCCGGCGGCGCATCCGTTCTGGACGCACCCCGCGATCACCGTCACGCCGCATATCGCGAGCATCACCAACCCCGTCTCCGCGGCGCCGCAGGTCGTCGCCGACTACCGCTCCGCCCTCGCCGGCCGGGCGCTGACGTTTCCGGTCGACCTCGAGCGCGCCTACTGA
- a CDS encoding DUF5777 family beta-barrel protein, translated as MQTTDTVRAPRVSRLAALYLSLFLALGITAPAVGQSADLEARVSELFNRSCTAAGCHSAPIAQMNMNLQPDNFYASTVGEASMERPELKRIVPGDPASSYLIMKLKGDPGIIGLQMPMTGDKLTPAEIGLVEDWIRSLGGVDEARKAAAPRAEPLAFPGWRIVNLPTDRALAKGNILFQISHRFNPRINDGYDALYGLDGSGIIYLHLGYSVTDQFLLGLARSNVGDNVELYGRYKVKAQEAGGWPVGVNVVATGNWASQKEPELDRFRKEVMKFTGQVSLTRAIGDQFGLAVVPGITTNPVETVADEPVLVTVGLGGRWRFKGRMAVVAEWVPIVSGYTRSLTFGNDIRFDSAGAGFEIATAGHVFQIVLSNTVGLTADQYLRGGDLDLTKGDVRLGFNIFRVLN; from the coding sequence ATGCAAACCACCGATACCGTTCGCGCCCCGCGTGTGTCCCGTCTCGCAGCGCTGTACCTGAGCCTTTTCCTCGCCCTTGGCATCACCGCCCCCGCAGTGGGGCAGTCGGCCGACCTGGAGGCCCGTGTCTCCGAGCTGTTCAACCGTTCCTGCACCGCCGCCGGCTGCCATAGCGCCCCGATCGCGCAGATGAACATGAACCTCCAGCCGGATAATTTTTACGCCTCGACCGTCGGCGAAGCCAGCATGGAGCGTCCGGAACTCAAGCGCATCGTCCCCGGAGACCCCGCGAGCAGCTACCTGATCATGAAGCTCAAGGGCGACCCCGGCATCATCGGGCTGCAGATGCCCATGACGGGCGACAAACTCACGCCGGCGGAGATCGGTCTGGTGGAAGACTGGATCCGCAGCCTCGGCGGCGTCGACGAGGCGCGCAAGGCGGCGGCACCCAGGGCGGAGCCCCTGGCGTTCCCGGGATGGCGCATCGTCAACCTGCCTACGGACCGCGCGCTGGCGAAGGGCAACATCCTCTTTCAGATTTCCCACCGCTTCAACCCCCGCATCAACGACGGCTACGACGCCCTGTACGGCCTCGACGGCAGCGGCATCATCTACCTGCACCTCGGGTATTCGGTGACCGACCAGTTCCTGCTCGGCCTCGCGCGCAGCAATGTGGGGGATAACGTGGAATTGTACGGGCGCTACAAGGTGAAGGCGCAGGAAGCCGGCGGCTGGCCGGTGGGCGTCAACGTGGTCGCCACCGGCAACTGGGCGAGCCAGAAGGAGCCGGAGCTGGATCGATTCCGCAAGGAGGTGATGAAGTTCACCGGGCAGGTTTCCCTGACCCGCGCAATCGGCGACCAGTTCGGCCTCGCCGTCGTGCCGGGCATCACGACGAACCCGGTGGAGACCGTGGCGGACGAGCCCGTGCTCGTGACCGTCGGCCTGGGCGGCCGCTGGCGGTTCAAAGGCCGGATGGCCGTTGTGGCCGAGTGGGTGCCCATCGTTTCGGGCTACACCCGGAGCCTGACGTTCGGTAACGACATCCGGTTCGACAGCGCCGGCGCCGGCTTCGAGATCGCGACCGCCGGCCACGTCTTCCAGATCGTCCTCAGCAACACCGTCGGCCTCACCGCCGACCAGTACCTCCGCGGCGGCGACCTCGACCTCACCAAAGGCGACGTCCGCCTCGGGTTCAATATCTTCCGCGTGCTGAACTGA
- a CDS encoding D-alanine--D-alanine ligase family protein gives MLTIGLVFGGVSPEHEVSVITALQMASAMDRTKYTPVPLYIAKDGTWYSGDPLLDLSRYKDLDALVDAAYPVTLAPAQAGGVEMQSREATKFWQKPAPARMLDVLFLALHGGEGENGGVQGLCETYNVPYTGSGVLGSAVGMDKVITKMLCRDQGIPVVKYVALRESEWADREEEWLDRIEEQLGYPVVVKPARLGSSIGIRLARDRAALDAAIEDAIRYDDKVVVEYAVRHLREINCSVLGDADEAVASVLEEPRTSAGETMLTFQEKYMRGGSGSKGAKQPASPSEGMASLDRIIPAPIAPEQTAAVQELAVRVFKLFECAGLARIDFLMDGETGEVFFNEINTIPGSFSFYLWEPSGVPFDELAHRLIQLALARHREKNRRVRSYDVNLLALRASGGAKRKA, from the coding sequence ATGCTGACGATCGGCCTGGTATTCGGGGGCGTGTCGCCCGAACATGAGGTGTCGGTCATCACCGCGCTCCAGATGGCGTCGGCGATGGATCGGACAAAATACACGCCGGTGCCGCTGTACATCGCGAAGGATGGCACCTGGTACTCCGGCGATCCGCTGCTCGATTTGAGTCGCTACAAGGATCTGGACGCGCTCGTCGATGCGGCTTATCCCGTCACACTGGCGCCCGCACAAGCTGGGGGTGTGGAGATGCAGTCCCGCGAGGCGACAAAGTTCTGGCAGAAGCCGGCGCCGGCCCGGATGCTGGACGTGCTCTTCCTCGCGCTTCACGGCGGCGAGGGTGAAAACGGCGGCGTGCAGGGGTTGTGCGAGACCTACAACGTGCCCTACACCGGCAGCGGCGTCCTCGGCTCGGCCGTGGGGATGGATAAGGTGATCACGAAGATGCTCTGCCGCGACCAGGGCATCCCGGTGGTGAAGTATGTCGCGCTGCGGGAGTCGGAGTGGGCGGACCGTGAGGAGGAATGGCTGGATCGGATCGAGGAGCAGCTCGGCTACCCCGTGGTGGTGAAGCCGGCCCGCCTCGGCTCGTCGATCGGCATCCGTCTCGCCCGCGACCGTGCCGCGCTCGACGCCGCCATCGAGGACGCCATCCGGTACGACGACAAGGTGGTCGTCGAATACGCCGTCCGCCACCTCCGCGAGATCAACTGCTCCGTCCTGGGCGACGCCGACGAGGCCGTCGCGAGCGTGCTGGAGGAGCCACGGACGAGTGCCGGCGAGACGATGCTGACGTTTCAGGAGAAGTACATGCGAGGCGGCTCCGGGTCGAAAGGCGCGAAGCAGCCGGCGTCGCCATCGGAAGGGATGGCGTCCCTGGACCGCATCATCCCCGCCCCGATTGCTCCGGAGCAGACGGCGGCGGTCCAGGAACTGGCCGTGCGCGTGTTCAAGCTGTTCGAGTGCGCCGGCCTGGCGCGCATCGATTTCCTGATGGATGGCGAAACCGGTGAGGTCTTTTTTAACGAGATCAACACCATCCCCGGTTCGTTCTCCTTCTACCTGTGGGAGCCAAGCGGCGTCCCGTTCGACGAGCTCGCACATCGCCTCATCCAGCTCGCCCTGGCCCGGCATCGCGAGAAAAACCGACGGGTGCGGTCGTACGACGTCAACCTCCTCGCCCTGCGCGCGTCCGGTGGCGCGAAGCGCAAGGCGTAG
- a CDS encoding dihydroorotase, whose amino-acid sequence MTTPDVLLKGGSVLDPVSGRLEKKDVLIRGGRIAAVGAGLTAGDVPVYDCTDRLISPGWMDMHVHLREPGFEYKETVATGCAAAAFGGFTAVACMPNTNPPIHTRDVVEFVIERGASTPVDVYPIACVSRDRAGHELTEMADLVEGGAVAFSDDGAPVQNAGLMRRALEYSSMLGRPIVNHMEEKTLNPGGHMFEGDVSTRLGIPGIPCLAEEVMIARDILLAEFTKGHVHVAHISTKGAVELVRRAKERGVPVTAEVCTHHFTLSDEEVERTEFSTNTKMHPPLADAASVEAMKEGLRDGTIDAICTDHAPHASFEKEVEYIEAPFGILGLETAWGLTGREIIEPGVLPIAQAVYKLTVAPRRILGIPVPEIKDGQPANLTIFDATTHWVFEKEHIKSKSANTPFVGARMVGRAWAIYNKGQLVRNG is encoded by the coding sequence ATGACCACCCCTGATGTATTGCTGAAAGGCGGCTCCGTGCTCGACCCGGTGAGCGGCCGCCTCGAGAAGAAGGATGTGTTGATTCGCGGGGGACGCATCGCCGCCGTGGGCGCCGGCCTCACCGCCGGCGATGTGCCGGTATACGACTGCACGGACCGGCTCATTTCGCCCGGATGGATGGACATGCACGTCCACCTCCGCGAACCGGGCTTCGAATACAAGGAGACGGTGGCGACGGGCTGCGCCGCCGCAGCCTTCGGCGGGTTCACCGCCGTCGCCTGCATGCCGAACACGAATCCCCCCATCCATACGCGGGACGTGGTCGAGTTCGTGATCGAGCGGGGGGCGTCGACGCCGGTGGACGTCTACCCCATCGCCTGCGTGTCGCGAGACCGCGCCGGCCATGAGCTGACGGAGATGGCCGACCTCGTCGAGGGCGGCGCCGTGGCCTTCAGCGACGACGGCGCGCCGGTGCAGAACGCCGGCCTCATGCGCCGCGCGCTCGAATACAGCTCGATGCTGGGCCGGCCGATCGTCAACCACATGGAGGAGAAGACGCTCAACCCGGGCGGTCACATGTTCGAGGGCGACGTCTCCACCCGCCTCGGCATCCCCGGCATCCCGTGCCTCGCCGAGGAGGTGATGATCGCGCGCGACATCCTGCTGGCCGAGTTCACGAAAGGCCACGTGCACGTCGCCCATATCTCGACGAAAGGGGCCGTGGAGCTCGTGCGCCGAGCCAAGGAGCGCGGCGTGCCGGTGACGGCGGAAGTCTGCACCCACCACTTCACGCTGTCGGACGAAGAGGTCGAGCGCACCGAGTTCTCGACCAATACCAAGATGCACCCGCCCCTCGCCGACGCGGCCTCCGTCGAGGCGATGAAGGAGGGGTTGCGCGACGGCACGATCGACGCGATCTGCACCGACCACGCGCCGCACGCGTCGTTCGAGAAGGAGGTCGAATACATCGAGGCGCCGTTCGGCATCCTCGGGCTGGAAACCGCCTGGGGCCTCACGGGACGTGAGATCATCGAGCCGGGCGTGCTGCCGATCGCGCAGGCGGTCTACAAGCTGACCGTTGCGCCGCGCCGGATCCTCGGGATACCCGTGCCGGAGATCAAGGACGGCCAGCCGGCGAATCTGACGATCTTCGACGCGACGACGCACTGGGTCTTCGAGAAAGAACACATCAAGTCGAAAAGCGCCAACACGCCGTTTGTCGGCGCCCGGATGGTCGGCCGCGCCTGGGCGATCTACAACAAGGGGCAGCTGGTGAGGAACGGGTGA
- a CDS encoding S9 family peptidase, protein MFAPASSFVSRVLCAGLCWFLLVVAATPPSSAQTPAGHPRLTLEDIHASSLFDGASFQGGEWAARGPVITYIENDRAQRITHLMSFNLETQASERLIDGYDVLADDVGRRIAIEGYSFSEDGKAALLFTDSEPVWRANTKGFYYLFDVESRTMKPLSRRDLGFQMFAKFSPDGRYAAFVRDRNLFVVNLETMEERALTTDGAEGSIINGTSDWVYEEEFALRDGFSWSPDSRHIAFFQFDESSTRDFFMTDLREQYPRMEQFRYPKAGEANSEVRVGVADVRSGETIFFDTDTWRAGGEDHEYIPRMGWTPPIGGVNLVWMFRLNRDQSRLDLLYGDPADGLVRNAYTETETTWIEVGQRKLWYLDDNEHFLWLSESDGYRHIYLHRNGGLRIGAVTQGNWEVSSLAGVDEAAGLVYFTGTLASPLERQLYATDYRQVLNRATPATLPRKITRRAGTHAVNLSSDRRYFIDTYSSATTPPVVSLHTIDGELVRVLEGNQALIDRLAAYDLPAPEFMTVPGADGMPLNAYMIKPSKFDPNADYPMLMYVYGGPGSQTVVDSWGGSRYLWHTYLADELNMIVVSVDNRGTGGRGKAFKSGTYRQLGLLESADQIAAARSLGSLPYIDENRIGIWGWSYGGYMTLMSMLAGNGPQVFSFGAAVAPVTDWRLYDTIYTERFMSTPANNRDGYVVGAPVNYASRLEPHQRLLLVHGDFDDNVHFQNAAQMADALQAANKQFEFMMYPGRNHGIFGGKTRLHLHTMMTDFIRESLQQPVVGSVEETR, encoded by the coding sequence ATGTTCGCACCTGCATCGTCGTTCGTGTCCCGCGTTCTGTGCGCCGGGTTGTGCTGGTTCCTCCTCGTCGTGGCGGCGACGCCGCCCTCGTCCGCGCAGACGCCCGCCGGCCATCCCCGGCTTACGCTCGAAGACATCCATGCCTCCAGCCTCTTCGACGGCGCCTCGTTCCAGGGGGGCGAGTGGGCGGCCCGGGGGCCGGTCATCACCTACATCGAAAACGACCGGGCGCAGCGGATTACCCATCTGATGAGCTTCAACCTGGAGACCCAGGCCTCGGAGCGCCTCATCGACGGGTACGACGTGCTGGCCGACGATGTGGGCCGGCGCATCGCAATCGAGGGCTACAGCTTTTCGGAGGACGGCAAGGCGGCGCTCCTGTTCACCGACTCCGAGCCGGTCTGGCGGGCGAATACCAAAGGATTTTACTACCTCTTCGATGTCGAATCCCGCACGATGAAGCCGCTCAGCCGGCGCGACCTCGGCTTCCAGATGTTCGCCAAGTTCAGCCCGGACGGCCGGTACGCGGCGTTCGTGCGCGACCGCAACCTGTTCGTGGTGAACCTCGAAACGATGGAAGAACGCGCCCTCACGACCGACGGCGCGGAAGGGTCGATCATCAACGGGACGTCGGACTGGGTCTACGAGGAGGAATTCGCGCTGCGCGACGGCTTCTCGTGGAGCCCGGACAGCCGGCACATCGCGTTCTTCCAGTTCGACGAGTCGAGCACGCGGGATTTCTTCATGACGGATCTGCGCGAGCAATACCCGCGCATGGAGCAGTTCCGGTACCCGAAGGCCGGCGAGGCCAACAGCGAGGTCCGCGTCGGCGTCGCCGACGTGCGTTCGGGGGAGACGATCTTTTTCGATACCGACACCTGGCGCGCCGGCGGTGAGGATCACGAATACATCCCCCGCATGGGCTGGACGCCGCCGATCGGGGGCGTGAATCTGGTCTGGATGTTCCGGCTGAACCGGGATCAGAGCCGGCTGGACCTGCTCTACGGCGACCCCGCCGACGGGCTGGTGCGCAACGCCTACACGGAAACGGAGACGACGTGGATCGAGGTCGGGCAGCGGAAACTGTGGTATCTCGACGACAACGAGCATTTCCTCTGGCTCAGCGAGAGCGACGGCTACCGCCATATCTATCTGCACCGGAACGGTGGTCTTCGGATCGGCGCGGTGACGCAGGGCAACTGGGAAGTCAGCAGCCTGGCCGGCGTCGACGAAGCGGCCGGCCTGGTCTATTTCACCGGCACCCTCGCGAGCCCGCTCGAACGCCAGCTCTACGCGACCGATTACCGGCAGGTGCTGAACCGCGCCACGCCGGCGACCCTGCCGCGCAAGATCACGCGCCGGGCCGGCACCCACGCGGTCAACCTCTCGAGCGACAGGCGGTACTTCATCGATACCTATTCCAGCGCGACGACGCCGCCGGTGGTGTCGCTGCACACGATCGACGGCGAACTGGTGCGCGTCCTGGAGGGCAATCAGGCGTTGATCGACCGGCTGGCCGCCTACGACCTGCCGGCGCCGGAGTTCATGACGGTGCCCGGCGCCGACGGCATGCCGCTCAACGCCTACATGATCAAGCCGTCGAAATTCGACCCGAACGCCGACTATCCGATGCTGATGTACGTCTACGGCGGTCCGGGTTCGCAGACGGTGGTCGACAGCTGGGGCGGCTCCCGGTACCTCTGGCACACCTACCTGGCCGATGAACTCAATATGATCGTCGTCAGCGTCGACAACCGGGGGACGGGGGGGCGCGGCAAGGCGTTCAAGAGCGGCACCTACCGGCAGCTCGGCCTGCTCGAATCCGCCGACCAGATCGCGGCGGCCAGGTCGCTCGGCAGCCTGCCGTACATCGACGAAAACCGGATCGGCATCTGGGGCTGGAGCTACGGCGGCTACATGACCCTCATGTCGATGCTCGCCGGCAACGGTCCGCAGGTGTTCAGCTTCGGAGCGGCGGTGGCGCCGGTGACCGACTGGCGGCTCTACGACACGATCTACACCGAACGATTTATGTCGACCCCCGCGAACAATCGCGACGGGTATGTGGTTGGCGCCCCGGTCAACTACGCGAGCCGGCTCGAGCCGCATCAGCGGCTCCTGCTCGTGCACGGCGACTTCGACGACAACGTCCACTTCCAGAACGCGGCCCAGATGGCCGACGCGCTGCAGGCCGCGAACAAACAGTTCGAGTTTATGATGTATCCCGGCCGCAACCATGGCATCTTCGGCGGTAAAACCCGGCTCCATCTGCATACGATGATGACGGATTTTATCCGCGAGAGCCTCCAGCAGCCCGTGGTCGGTTCGGTGGAAGAGACGCGGTAG
- the alr gene encoding alanine racemase, producing MSLTPSHIALSSPTRAELSLDRLRSNVRTLMRLAAPAGLLAVIKANAYGHGAYRVAQVLETEGVRDFAVARLDEALRLRSEGLESHILVIGAPLKEHLPLYRRHRIGMTVSSADIAHAAQEPAPGEPPLEVHVKIDTGMRRIGVAPEEAAGVVRALVDTPGVTLGSVWTHFASAGAADPSFAHEQIALFDAVQAALDAAYIPIHIGNTNALLRLRDRLCGTDRERVRVGGALYGVSHAPERLAEAGLLPVMRMTSRVVHVKTVPAGASVSYGRTWFARAPTLIATVATGYADGYPRALSNRGRARIGDILYPVAGTVCMDMTMLDLGPPGGPGASVRAGDEVVLFGPEGPSIYEVAAWSDRTPYEILCGISPRVPRFDR from the coding sequence ATGTCCCTGACCCCGTCCCACATCGCGCTTTCGAGCCCCACGCGGGCCGAATTGTCGCTTGACCGGCTCCGTTCCAATGTCCGCACGCTGATGCGCCTCGCGGCGCCGGCGGGCCTGCTCGCCGTCATCAAGGCCAACGCCTACGGGCACGGAGCGTACCGTGTGGCGCAGGTGCTCGAGACCGAGGGCGTCCGCGACTTCGCCGTCGCCCGGCTCGACGAGGCGTTGCGGCTCCGCAGCGAGGGGCTCGAATCGCACATCCTCGTCATCGGAGCGCCGCTGAAGGAGCACCTGCCGCTCTATCGCCGGCACCGGATCGGGATGACCGTCTCCTCCGCCGACATCGCCCACGCCGCGCAAGAGCCGGCCCCCGGGGAGCCGCCGCTGGAGGTGCACGTCAAGATCGATACCGGCATGCGCCGGATCGGCGTCGCGCCCGAGGAGGCCGCCGGGGTGGTCCGCGCGCTCGTGGACACGCCGGGCGTGACACTCGGAAGCGTGTGGACGCACTTCGCCTCCGCCGGCGCGGCGGACCCGAGCTTCGCGCACGAGCAAATCGCCCTTTTCGATGCCGTGCAGGCCGCCCTCGACGCGGCGTACATCCCCATCCACATTGGAAACACCAACGCCCTGCTGCGGCTGCGCGACCGGCTCTGCGGCACCGACCGCGAGCGCGTTCGGGTGGGCGGGGCGCTCTATGGCGTCTCGCACGCCCCGGAACGCCTCGCCGAGGCCGGCCTGCTGCCCGTCATGCGCATGACCTCGCGGGTCGTGCATGTCAAGACCGTGCCGGCCGGCGCCAGCGTTTCCTACGGCCGCACCTGGTTCGCCCGGGCCCCGACCCTCATCGCCACCGTCGCCACCGGCTACGCCGACGGGTACCCGCGCGCCCTCTCCAACCGCGGACGGGCCCGCATCGGAGACATCCTCTACCCCGTCGCCGGCACCGTGTGCATGGACATGACGATGCTCGATCTCGGCCCCCCCGGCGGCCCCGGCGCGTCGGTCCGCGCCGGCGACGAGGTGGTGCTCTTCGGCCCCGAAGGCCCCAGCATCTACGAGGTGGCCGCCTGGAGCGACCGGACGCCCTACGAGATCCTGTGCGGCATTTCGCCCCGCGTGCCGCGATTCGACCGGTGA
- a CDS encoding response regulator transcription factor, with the protein MISTDPSQINVLVVDDEEDVVEVVSHFLEQEGYTVTTAYDGEEALQKANPDIHLILLDVMLPGLDGFEVCRALRSRAETETIPIIFLTAKVEEEDQVRGLMMGGDDYMTKPASPQVILAHVKAVLRRTGVDESRMIHVNDLTIYEDEYRATIDSKDLGLTLTEFELLRYLVRHPRKAFTRQQLLETIWKDAMMVTERTVDAHIKNLREKLGDFAQHIQTVRGVGYRFVEDEVPQE; encoded by the coding sequence ATGATCTCTACAGACCCCTCCCAGATCAACGTCCTCGTCGTCGACGACGAGGAAGACGTTGTCGAAGTCGTCAGCCACTTCCTGGAACAGGAAGGCTACACGGTCACGACCGCGTATGATGGCGAGGAGGCCCTCCAGAAGGCAAACCCCGACATCCATCTCATCCTCCTCGATGTGATGCTGCCCGGGCTTGACGGGTTTGAAGTGTGCCGGGCCCTCCGTTCGCGCGCGGAAACCGAAACCATCCCGATCATCTTCCTGACCGCCAAGGTCGAGGAAGAGGACCAGGTTCGCGGCCTCATGATGGGCGGCGACGACTACATGACGAAGCCGGCCTCGCCGCAGGTCATCCTCGCCCACGTCAAGGCCGTGCTCCGCCGCACCGGCGTCGACGAGAGCCGGATGATCCACGTCAACGACCTCACCATCTACGAAGACGAATACCGGGCGACCATCGACAGCAAGGACCTCGGGCTCACCCTCACGGAGTTCGAGCTGCTGCGCTACCTCGTCCGCCATCCCCGGAAGGCCTTCACGCGCCAGCAGCTGCTCGAAACCATCTGGAAAGACGCCATGATGGTCACCGAGCGCACCGTCGACGCGCACATCAAGAATCTGCGCGAGAAGCTGGGCGACTTCGCCCAGCACATCCAGACCGTTCGCGGCGTCGGCTACCGGTTCGTCGAAGACGAAGTGCCGCAGGAATAA